GTCAGCCTGTACGACTCGGCGCTGCCGTTCACGCTGGCCAACACCAAGCTGTTCCGGCGGGACTTCGTCGAGCAGTACAAGCTGCGCTTCCCCGAGGACATGCCGGTCGGCTCCGACCAGCCGTTCACGATCGAGGCGTGCGTCCGCGCCCGCAGGATCTCCGTCCTCGCCGACTACACGTACTACTACGCGGTGAAGCGCGGCGACGCGTCGAACATCACCTACCGCGCCAACCACCTCTCCCGGCTGCGCTGCACCGCCCAGATCATGGAGCACGCGGCGGAGCTGATCGAGGCCGGGCCGAAGCGCGACGCCGTGTTCAAGCGGCACTTCACCTGGGAGCTCGCCAAGCTCGTCCAGGACGACTTCCCGTCCCTGGACCGCGCCACGCAGGCCGAGGTGTGCGCGGGCATCGCCGAGCTGGCCGACGCGTACTTCACCGACGCGCTGCGCGACTCGATGGACGTGCGGCGGCGGGTGCGGATCGCCCTCGCCCAGCGCGGCGCCGTGGACCTGCTGGTCCGCGCCATCACGGACGAGGCGGAGCACGGCGCCCCGCCGCTGCTGCTGGAGGACGGCCGCGCGTACGTGCGCTACCCCGGCTTCCGCGACCCCGCGCTCGGCCTGCCGGACCGGCTGTACGAGGTGATCGGCGAGGCCGTGCCGGGCCCGCTCGCCGACGGCACCCGCCTGGTCTCCGCCGCCTGGGAGCAGAACGGCGACGACCTGGCCGTCTCCCTCGCCGTGCGGGTCCCCGTCACCGGCGAGACCGGATCCGCGACCGTACGCCTCGCCCCGCGCGCCCTGCCCAGGAGCGCCGACAAGCCCGGCGGGCGCCGCGTCCCCGTGGGCACCGAACTGCCGCCGCTCGTCGGCGAGTCCAGCCGCGAGGAGGCCCCGGACGGCACCGGGACCGTGCTGCTGGCCCGCATCCCGCTCCAGCCGGCCCGGGCCAAGCTCGGCGTCCGCGCGTACCTGGATGTGGCAGGCTCGACGTACGAGATCCCCGTCAAGACCCAGGGGGTGCCGCTGCCCCTGGCCCGGCGCTGGCGCGAGAAGGTCCCGTACCGCGTCTCCGCCACCGCCAACGCCAAGGGGCGGCTGGTCATCACCACGGCCCCGCTGTGGGAGCCCCCGCCCGGCGCCAGCCTGCGACTGCGCCGCGTCCTGTCCCGTGTGAAGAGGAAACTGACCCGATGAACATCTGTGTAGTCGCGCTCGGCAAGATCGGTCTGCCGCTCGCCGTGCAGTTCGCCGACAAGGGCCACAAGGTCATCGGCGCCGACGTCAACGAGAAGGTCGTGGAGCTGGTCAACGCCGGCACCGAGCCCTTCCCCGGCGAGCACGACCTCGACGTCAAGCTGAAGAAGGCCGTCGACGCCGGGCTGCTCACCGCCACCACGGACACGGCCGCCGCCGTCGCCCAGTCCGAGGCCGTCGTCGTGGTCGTCCCGCTGTTCGTGGACGCCGAGGGCACCCCCGACTTCGGCTGGATGGACTCCGCCACCCGGGAGATCGCCAAGGGCCTCAAGCCGGGCACCCTCGTCTCGTACGAGACGACCCTCCCCGTCGGCACCACCCGCACCCGCTGGGCGCCGATGCTGGAGCAGGGCTCGGGCCTCACCGCCGGCAAGGACTTCCACCTGGTGTTCTCCCCGGAGCGGGTCCTCACCGGCCGGGTCTTCGCCGACCTGCGCCGCTACCCGAAGCTCGTCGGCGGCATCGACGAGGCGTCCACCC
This genomic window from Streptomyces thermolilacinus SPC6 contains:
- a CDS encoding glycosyltransferase family 2 protein — protein: MTRPDVTVVVAVYNTMPYLTECLNSLVKQSIGKDRLEIVAVDDGSTDDSGRELDRFAERYPGVVKVIHQANSGGPAAPSNRALEVATGRYVYFIGSDDYLGREALQRLVKCADEHGSDVVVGKMVGTNGRYVHQALYKKSDPDVSLYDSALPFTLANTKLFRRDFVEQYKLRFPEDMPVGSDQPFTIEACVRARRISVLADYTYYYAVKRGDASNITYRANHLSRLRCTAQIMEHAAELIEAGPKRDAVFKRHFTWELAKLVQDDFPSLDRATQAEVCAGIAELADAYFTDALRDSMDVRRRVRIALAQRGAVDLLVRAITDEAEHGAPPLLLEDGRAYVRYPGFRDPALGLPDRLYEVIGEAVPGPLADGTRLVSAAWEQNGDDLAVSLAVRVPVTGETGSATVRLAPRALPRSADKPGGRRVPVGTELPPLVGESSREEAPDGTGTVLLARIPLQPARAKLGVRAYLDVAGSTYEIPVKTQGVPLPLARRWREKVPYRVSATANAKGRLVITTAPLWEPPPGASLRLRRVLSRVKRKLTR